The proteins below come from a single Drosophila miranda strain MSH22 chromosome Y unlocalized genomic scaffold, D.miranda_PacBio2.1 Contig_Y1_pilon, whole genome shotgun sequence genomic window:
- the LOC117190652 gene encoding uncharacterized protein LOC117190652 isoform X4 produces the protein MMKQTVNKSGNNNPKKQLQPAPSSIITYSPSKFATKVGCSDYIVTEHTHTHTHTTTGTGAAKTNKSSAVGTPAYYVVSAGSLGSAASMSGAITMSSPPKAPTGTSAAIRSPTQPIHISPGPVIMTTSPSTPTESSSTISAHSESSFGDKVEHSYMRDTSRAELSNGLEPVRHILVNHPPQCTSCHTYPQQDLEPDQNHAPPYDEISAKEMMNECARISKYVKNTNSDDQDWVARLNKSTWSPIQTTLFERVCSILDQDQLARLANDKRQHEVVHRRVSVDKSASRMRRALGSVAWDQRITQWLHTLLMQSMPPSYMASYLDMMQTLKTKLPTLMDKLLFSRPLCNNQELLAPVMKKRWEPTILPKNRQLSHNAIMVVLPNMPASSNVPERMHKWYRSLATICQVVQITMPNTKDRIANHNLDQVAKVIVCLTRVRINELRSENPNRGIILVGFNAGASLALQVALSESLACVVCMGFAYNTLRGPRGSPDDRILDIKTPILFVIGQNSARSSQEEMESLRERMQSESSLVVVGSADDVLRVPKSKRRIDSVFQSMVDAMVVDEIYEFVNRTLMDPPGPRVPMALHNQGTQRGQNRLHQQHALGFEKGGAQQNRKRKVEVGLDESGMPNTKSKFVLNIGRPRTRPLPNAATPAGSGIQNNNNNNNNNNNKGALSVYTLNQSIEYLLDDSMDSDDTASASGGSVAGVGVAAGVAAGAGNPKVTTSVAGAFDMAYKSQPTTVNMAAGTKIKMIPSSQFVQIKSLTPQNKLINYTVNKPSTTGTIVKTLGGPASGGQQYFTLKTSTGQTTKFVATSSPAGAAGATPPQQKYTVFKNASGMTMLQLNKNQLTGVDMSSIIDMPIMFADNEGNIPEGEKDPKIVPATPGRNPNSKSPIIISQKIIKEANASKTMPSSSTPVTSKVGNNIVLNKGIQQLFTTSPSGATTTIVGQNKVVYLNRNQMKPISNIVTTGQRVPVRILSSTPKSATPSGSTGSPLLLDTFSGSLVSSVKASPMPSGTLRHTGIISVGNKTYPQFQMINSGSPGTQPKVTTVGADGKMSIGNVCIKSGTGIRQVPVLMMANRAAGSSPASTTTGGAAVRRVVNIASVSKLSSGQASADSKVVKLQPPTKQNQK, from the exons ATGATGAAGCAAACAGTAAACAAAAGCGGCAACAACAATCCGAAGAAGCAGCTCCAGCCGGCTCCATCCTCGATTATAACATACAGTCCCAGCAAATTCGCGACTAAAGTCGGATGTTCGGACTACATCGTCACAgagcacacccacacacacacacacacaacgaCAGGGACGGGAGCAGcgaaaacaaataaatcgtCGGCGGTCGGAACACCCGCGTATTATGTGGTCAGCGCTGGGTCCTTGGGCAGTGCTGCCTCGATGTCAGGAGCAATCACAATGAGTTCGCCGCCCAAGGCCCCCACAGGAACATCCGCTGCGATAAGATCCCCCACACAACCGATTCACATCAGCCCCGGACCAGTGATAATGACAACGTCGCCCTCAACGCCAACAGAGAGT TCCAGCACCATCTCGGCCCACAGTGAATCTTCGTTTGGCGATAAAGTGGAGCACAGTTACATGCGCGATACGTCACGTGCCGAGTTGTCCAATGGCCTGGAACCGGTTCGCCACATCCTGGTTAACCATCCTCCGCAGTGCACCAGCTGCCACACATATCCGCAGCAGGACCTGGAGCCAGACCAGAACCATGCTCCACCCTACGACGAGATATCCGCCAAGGAGATGATGAACGAGTGTGCCAGGATTTCCAAGTATGTGAAGAACACCAATTCCGATGATCAGGACTGGGTGGCACGCCTAAATAA ATCTACCTGGAGCCCTATCCAAACGACGCTGTTCGAGAGGGTATGCAGCATACTCGACCAGGACCAGCTGGCGCGTCTGGCCAACGACAAGCGCCAGCACGAGGTTGTCCATCGTCGTGTGAGCGTGGACAAGTCCGCATCGCGAATGCGTCGGGCTTTGGGCAGCGTTGCCTGGGATCAGCGCATCACTCAATGGCTACACACACTGCTCATGCAGTCCATGCCGCCCTCGTACATGGCCTCCTATCTGGACATGATGCAAACACTGAAAACTAAGCTGCCAACCCTAATGGACAAGCTGCTGTTCAGTCGGCCGCTCTGCAATAACCAGGAGCTGCTCGCCCCCGTCATGAAGAAGCGATGGGAGCCAACTATTCTGCCCAAGAATCGTCAATTGTCGCACAATGCCATAATGGTGGTGCTGCCAAATATGCCCGCCAGCAGCAATGTGCCTGAGCGCATGCACAAATGGTATCGCTCGCTGGCTACCATCTGCCAGGTTGTCCAGATCACCATGCCCAATACGA AAGATCGGATTGCCAATCACAATCTGGATCAGGTGGCCAAAGTCATTGTGTGCCTCACACGTGTCCGCATAAACGAGCTGCGCTCCGAGAATCCCAATCGTGGCATTATTCTTGTCGGCTTCAATGCCGGCGCATCCCTTGCCCTTCAGGTGGCCCTCTCGGAGAGCCTGGCGTGTGTCGTTTGCATGGGCTTCGCCTACAACACATTGCGTGGTCCTCGTGGCTCTCCCGATGACCGCATCCTGGACATCAAGACGCCCATTCTGTTTGTGATTGGCCAGAACTCGGCACGGAGCAGCCAGGAGGAAATGGAGTCGCTGCGCGAGCGTATGCAATCGGAGTCCTCGCTGGTGGTCGTCGGCAGTGCGGACGATGTCCTGCGTGTGCCCAAGAGCAAGAGACGCATCGACTCGGTTTTTCAGTCGATGGTGGATGCCATGGTGGTG GACGAAATCTATGAGTTTGTGAACAGAACGCTGATGGATCCTCCGGGTCCGCGTGTACCCATGGCCCTGCACAACCAAGGCACACAGCGCGGCCAGAACAGGCTGCATCAGCAGCACGCCCTGGGCTTCGAGAAGGGAGGAGCCCAGCAGAATCGCAAGCGCAAAGTGGAGGTTGGATTGGACGAGAGCGGAATGCCGAACACCAAAAGCAAGTTTGTGCTGAACA TTGGAAGACCTCGTACACGCCCACTGCCGAATGCAGCCACTCCAGCTGGTTCTGGCAttcaaaacaacaacaataacaacaacaacaacaacaacaaaggtGCTCTCAGCGTATACACACTAAATCAATCCATTGAATACCTACTAGATGATAGCATGGACAGCGATGATACTGCATCTGCATCAGGTGGATCCGTGGCAGGAGTAGGAGTAGCTGCTGGAGTGGCTGCTGGCGCAGGCAACCCCAAGGTGACCACGTCCGTGGCAGGGGCATTTGATATGGCCTACAAATCGCAACCGACGACGGTTAACATGGCAGCTGGCACCAAAATCAAGATGATACCCTCCAGCCAATTTGTGCAGATCAAATCCCTGACGCCGCAAAATAAACTGATCAATTATACGGTGAACAAGCCCTCCACAACGGGCACCATTGTGAAGACTCTAGGGGGCCCTGCCTCGGGCGGGCAACAGTACTTTACTCTCAAGACTTCGACGGGACAGACAACGAAATTTGTGGCTACCTCCTcgccagcaggagcagcaggagcgaCCCCGCCGCAGCAAAAGTATACGGTGTTCAAGAATGCCAGTGGCATGACCATGCTGCAGTTGAACAAGAATCAGTTAACCGGTGTGGACATGTCGAGCATCATTGATATGCCAATTATGTTTGCCGACAATGAGGGGAACATACCCGAAGGGGAGAAGGATCCGAAGATAG TGCCAGCCACACCCGGTCGCAATCCCAACAGCAAGAGTCCAATCATCATCAGTCAGAAGATCATAAAGGAGGCCAATGCCTCCAAGACAATGCCGTCAAGCAGCACACCCGTCACCAGCAAGGTAGGCAACAATATCGTTCTCAACAAGGGAATCCAGCAGCTGTTCACCACCTCGCCGAGCGGAGCCACCACCACAATTGTTGGCCAAAACAAGGTGGTCTATCTCAATCGGAATCAAATGAAGCCAATAAGCAATATAGTGACAACTGGCCAACGCGTGCCCGTACGTATTCTCAGCAGCACTCCGAAGAGTGCCACACCCAGCGGCAGCACAGGCAGTCCGCTTCTGTTGGACACCTTCTCGGGATCCCTAGTGTCTAGTGTCAAGGCGTCGCCCATGCCCTCGGGCACACTCCGCCACACGGGCATCATTAGCGTAGGCAACAAGACGTATCCACAGTTCCAGATGATCAACAGTGGCAGCCCAGGGACGCAGCCCAAGGTCACAACAGTGGGCGCAGACGGCAAGATGTCCATTGGGAATGTGTGCATCAAGTCTGGCACAGGGATCAGGCAGGTCCCCGTTCTGATGATGGCGAACCGTGCGGCCGGATCGTCCCCAGCATCCACTACTACTGGCGGCGCTGCCGTCCGCCGTGTCGTCAACATAGCCTCTGTCTCCAAGCTGAGTTCTGGCCAGGCCTCCGCCGATTCGAAGGTCGTCAAGCTGCAGCCACCTACAAAGCAGAATCAGAAGTAA